The following are encoded together in the Flavobacterium sp. TR2 genome:
- a CDS encoding ribonucleoside-diphosphate reductase subunit alpha, giving the protein MYVVKRDGHREPVMFDKITERIKKLCYGLNELVDPVKVAMRVIEGLYDGVSTSELDNLAAETAASMTIAHPDYAQLAARVAISNLHSNTKKSFSETMKDMYHYVNPRNGQDAPLIADDVYKVIQENAAFLDSHIIYTRDFNYDYFGFKTLERSYLLKINGKIVERPQHMLMRVSVGIHLDDLKSVIETYDLMSKKFFTHATPTLFNAGTPKPQMSSCFLLAMQEDSIDGIYDTLKQTAKISQSAGGIGLSIHNVRATGSYIRGTNGTSNGIVPMLRVFNDTARYVDQGGGKRKGSFAIYIETWHADIFDFLDLKKNTGKEEMRARDLFFAMWTSDLFMKRVQEDASWTLMCPNECPGLYDVYGEEFEALYTDYEFQGKGRKTIRARELWEKILESQIETGTPYMLYKDAANRKSNHKNLGTIRSSNLCTEIMEFTSKDEIAVCNLASISLPMFIDNGQFDHQALYNVTKRVTRNLNKVIDRNYYPVQEAENSNMRHRPVGLGVQGLADAFIMLRMPFTSDEAKKLNQEIFETLYFAAVTASMEMAKEEGPYSTFEGSPMSQGEFQYNMWGLKDEELSGRWDWASLRKEVVEHGVRNSLLVAPMPTASTSQILGNNEAFEPYTSNIYTRRVLSGEFIVVNKHLLEDLVKLGLWNEDLKQEIMRHNGSVQNIDKIPQELKDLYKTVWEMSMKDIIDMSRQRGYFIDQSQSLNLFMQDANYSKLTSMHFYAWQSGLKTGMYYLRTKAAVDAIKFTLNNDKKEQTAPSLVQETESISVEDYKAMLLKAQAADPEDCEMCGS; this is encoded by the coding sequence ATGTATGTAGTAAAAAGAGATGGCCACAGAGAGCCCGTAATGTTTGATAAGATTACAGAAAGAATCAAAAAATTGTGTTACGGCTTAAACGAGCTTGTAGATCCAGTTAAGGTAGCTATGAGAGTTATCGAAGGATTGTATGATGGAGTTTCGACTTCTGAATTGGATAATCTTGCGGCAGAAACTGCTGCTTCTATGACTATTGCGCATCCTGATTATGCTCAATTGGCGGCTCGTGTAGCAATTTCTAACCTGCATTCAAATACCAAAAAATCTTTCTCAGAAACGATGAAAGATATGTATCACTACGTAAACCCAAGAAATGGTCAAGATGCGCCATTAATTGCTGACGATGTTTACAAAGTGATTCAGGAAAATGCTGCCTTTTTAGATTCTCACATCATTTATACTAGAGATTTTAATTACGACTATTTTGGTTTTAAAACTTTAGAGCGTTCTTATCTTCTTAAAATCAACGGAAAAATTGTTGAGCGTCCGCAGCATATGTTAATGCGTGTTTCTGTGGGTATTCACTTAGACGATTTGAAATCGGTTATTGAAACTTACGATTTAATGTCTAAAAAGTTCTTTACGCACGCAACGCCAACATTGTTCAATGCAGGAACTCCAAAGCCGCAAATGTCGTCTTGTTTCCTTTTGGCAATGCAGGAAGACAGCATCGATGGTATTTATGATACATTAAAACAAACAGCAAAAATTTCTCAATCAGCTGGAGGAATCGGACTTTCTATTCATAACGTTCGTGCAACAGGATCTTATATTCGCGGCACAAACGGAACTTCAAACGGAATTGTTCCGATGTTGAGAGTTTTCAACGATACGGCTCGTTATGTAGATCAAGGCGGTGGAAAACGTAAAGGAAGTTTTGCGATCTACATCGAAACTTGGCACGCTGACATCTTCGATTTCTTAGATTTAAAGAAAAATACAGGAAAAGAAGAAATGCGTGCAAGAGATTTGTTCTTCGCAATGTGGACTTCAGATTTATTCATGAAACGTGTGCAGGAAGATGCATCATGGACTTTAATGTGTCCAAACGAATGTCCTGGTTTGTATGATGTTTATGGAGAAGAATTCGAAGCATTGTACACTGATTATGAATTTCAAGGAAAAGGTAGAAAAACAATCCGTGCTCGTGAATTATGGGAGAAAATCCTGGAATCTCAAATAGAGACTGGAACGCCATATATGCTGTACAAAGATGCGGCAAACCGTAAATCGAATCATAAGAATTTAGGAACTATCCGTTCTTCTAACTTGTGTACAGAGATTATGGAGTTTACTTCTAAAGATGAAATTGCAGTTTGTAACTTGGCTTCTATTTCGTTGCCAATGTTTATTGATAACGGGCAATTTGATCACCAAGCGCTTTACAATGTTACCAAACGTGTAACTCGTAACTTGAACAAAGTAATTGACAGAAATTACTATCCAGTACAAGAAGCTGAAAATTCAAATATGCGTCACCGTCCAGTTGGTTTAGGTGTGCAAGGTTTGGCAGATGCTTTCATCATGTTACGTATGCCGTTTACAAGCGATGAAGCTAAAAAATTGAACCAAGAAATTTTTGAAACATTATACTTCGCTGCTGTAACCGCTTCTATGGAAATGGCAAAAGAAGAAGGACCATATTCAACTTTTGAAGGTTCTCCAATGTCACAAGGAGAATTCCAATACAATATGTGGGGATTAAAAGATGAAGAATTGTCTGGCCGTTGGGATTGGGCTTCATTAAGAAAAGAAGTGGTAGAGCATGGAGTTCGTAACTCATTATTAGTTGCGCCAATGCCAACAGCTTCTACTTCTCAAATCTTAGGAAACAACGAAGCTTTTGAGCCATATACTTCAAACATCTACACACGTCGCGTATTGTCGGGAGAGTTTATCGTGGTAAACAAACACTTGCTAGAAGACTTAGTAAAACTTGGTTTATGGAACGAAGATTTGAAACAGGAAATTATGCGTCATAACGGTTCTGTTCAAAACATCGATAAGATTCCGCAAGAGTTAAAAGACCTTTACAAAACGGTTTGGGAAATGTCGATGAAAGATATTATCGATATGTCTCGCCAAAGAGGATATTTTATTGACCAGTCTCAATCGCTAAACTTGTTCATGCAAGATGCCAACTATTCTAAACTAACGTCAATGCACTTCTACGCTTGGCAGTCTGGTTTAAAAACAGGAATGTACTACTTAAGAACAAAAGCGGCTGTAGATGCAATTAAATTCACATTAAACAACGATAAAAAAGAACAAACAGCTCCGTCATTAGTTCAGGAAACCGAATCAATCAGTGTTGAGGATTACAAAGCAATGCTTTTAAAAGCACAAGCCGCAGATCCTGAAGATTGTGAAATGTGTGGGTCTTAA
- a CDS encoding ribonucleotide-diphosphate reductase subunit beta — MSQVEPILQENKNRFVIFPIKHHDIWEWYKKMEASFWTAEEIDLHQDLTDWNNKLNDDERYFIKHILAFFAASDGIVNENLAENFVNEVQYAEAKFFYGFQIMMENIHSETYSLLIDTYVKDEAEKTELFNALEVFPAIAKKGEWALKWIESDSFAERLIAFAAVEGIFFSGAFCSIYWLKKRGLMPGLTFSNELISRDEGVHCDFAVHLHNHHLVNKVPKERIKEIIVDALDIERQFVTESLPVSLIGMNATLMTQYLEFVADRLLVELGCERVYGSANPFDFMDMISLQGKTNFFEKRVAEYQKSGVMNNDSDAQKISFDADF; from the coding sequence ATGTCTCAAGTAGAACCAATCTTACAAGAAAATAAAAATCGTTTCGTTATTTTTCCTATCAAACATCATGATATTTGGGAATGGTATAAAAAAATGGAGGCTAGTTTCTGGACTGCCGAAGAAATCGATTTGCACCAAGACTTGACAGATTGGAATAACAAACTTAATGACGACGAAAGATATTTCATTAAACATATTTTAGCATTTTTTGCTGCTTCTGACGGAATCGTAAATGAAAATCTGGCTGAGAACTTTGTAAACGAAGTTCAATATGCCGAAGCGAAGTTTTTCTATGGTTTCCAGATTATGATGGAAAACATTCACAGCGAAACGTATTCTTTATTAATTGACACTTACGTTAAAGATGAAGCTGAAAAAACAGAATTGTTTAATGCGTTAGAAGTTTTTCCTGCTATTGCAAAAAAAGGAGAATGGGCTTTAAAATGGATCGAGTCAGATTCATTTGCTGAAAGGCTAATTGCTTTTGCTGCAGTTGAAGGGATTTTCTTCTCTGGTGCCTTCTGTTCAATTTATTGGTTGAAAAAACGTGGTTTAATGCCTGGTTTAACTTTCTCTAATGAATTAATTTCTCGTGATGAAGGCGTACATTGTGATTTTGCGGTTCACTTGCATAATCACCATTTGGTAAACAAAGTGCCAAAAGAAAGAATCAAAGAAATTATTGTCGATGCCTTAGATATCGAAAGACAGTTTGTAACAGAATCGCTTCCGGTAAGTTTAATTGGTATGAACGCTACTCTAATGACACAGTACTTAGAGTTCGTTGCCGATAGATTATTGGTAGAATTAGGTTGCGAGCGTGTTTACGGATCAGCAAACCCATTCGATTTCATGGACATGATTTCTCTTCAAGGAAAAACTAATTTCTTTGAAAAACGTGTTGCAGAGTATCAAAAGTCAGGTGTGATGAACAATGACAGCGATGCCCAGAAAATTTCATTTGATGCAGATTTTTAG
- a CDS encoding DUF3109 family protein yields MFQLGKTIVSEDILEKEFVCNLSACKGACCVDGDAGAPLNEAETKILEEIYPKVKPFLRKEGIAAIEAQGTWVKGTDGDLETPLIDNKDCAYVIFDGKTALCGIEQAYNEGIVDWKKPVSCHLYPIRVKDFTEFAAVNYDKWDICDDACSLGKELEVPVYKFVKEALIRRFGEDWYLELEKVAEELKNS; encoded by the coding sequence ATGTTTCAATTAGGAAAAACCATAGTATCAGAGGATATTCTCGAAAAAGAATTTGTTTGTAATTTGTCTGCCTGCAAGGGAGCTTGCTGTGTTGACGGAGATGCCGGCGCGCCTTTAAACGAAGCCGAAACTAAAATCTTAGAAGAAATTTATCCGAAAGTAAAACCTTTTTTAAGAAAAGAAGGAATTGCTGCAATCGAAGCGCAAGGAACCTGGGTAAAAGGAACCGATGGCGATCTCGAAACGCCGCTTATTGACAATAAAGATTGTGCTTACGTAATTTTTGACGGAAAAACAGCGCTTTGCGGAATTGAGCAGGCTTACAATGAAGGAATTGTCGATTGGAAAAAACCGGTTTCGTGCCATTTGTATCCAATTCGAGTAAAAGACTTTACAGAATTTGCTGCTGTCAATTACGATAAATGGGACATTTGCGATGATGCCTGTTCGTTAGGGAAAGAGCTAGAAGTTCCGGTATACAAATTTGTAAAAGAAGCGTTGATAAGACGTTTTGGCGAAGATTGGTATTTGGAGCTCGAAAAGGTAGCAGAAGAACTTAAAAATTCATAA
- a CDS encoding MarC family protein produces MLEIDFKEIITVSMVLFAVIDIVGSIPIIVNLRAKVGHIESEKASIVAGAIMIVFLFVGEGLLNLIGIDVHSFAVAGSFVLFFLALEMILGIRIYRDEEPGSASIVPLAFPLIAGAGTMTTLLSLRSQFHTINIIIAIILNIVLVYIVLKSSKKIENLLGENGLGVVRKTFGVILLAIAVKLFAANVKGLFV; encoded by the coding sequence ATGCTAGAAATCGATTTTAAAGAAATCATTACCGTTAGTATGGTGCTTTTTGCCGTAATTGATATTGTTGGTTCGATTCCAATTATTGTGAATTTAAGAGCCAAAGTGGGCCACATCGAATCTGAAAAAGCTTCTATTGTTGCAGGTGCCATTATGATTGTTTTTCTTTTTGTTGGAGAAGGTTTATTGAATCTTATCGGTATTGATGTTCATTCGTTTGCCGTTGCAGGATCATTTGTTTTGTTCTTCTTGGCTTTAGAAATGATTTTAGGCATCAGAATTTATCGCGATGAAGAACCCGGATCTGCTTCTATTGTACCGCTGGCTTTCCCTTTAATCGCTGGAGCAGGAACTATGACCACTTTATTATCGCTTCGATCTCAGTTTCACACTATCAATATCATCATTGCTATAATACTTAATATCGTACTGGTTTACATCGTTTTAAAGTCTTCTAAGAAAATAGAAAACCTACTGGGAGAAAACGGTCTCGGAGTGGTTCGCAAGACATTTGGAGTAATACTTTTAGCAATTGCTGTTAAATTATTCGCTGCTAATGTTAAAGGTTTGTTTGTCTAA
- a CDS encoding FAD-dependent oxidoreductase gives MFDVLIIGGGVSGISCALVLGSAKNKTFVTDKKIGIFTHQKNSSLQEAIFYNAYGITPGKLGSELLTESTQDLAATYPHITQIPNEKVMKIEGDYPNFTVITNKNSYQTKNIVVGIGSANTFDIEGLMQFVEPHKKALPEKQRIQLKNEDHKVADGIYAIGTLAGWRSQLAIAAGSGAAVATDILTLWNNGVQTHAHDSI, from the coding sequence ATGTTTGATGTTTTAATTATCGGCGGAGGAGTATCGGGCATATCTTGTGCTCTAGTTTTAGGATCCGCAAAAAACAAAACTTTTGTTACTGACAAAAAAATCGGAATTTTTACTCATCAGAAAAATTCTTCTTTACAAGAGGCCATATTTTATAACGCTTACGGAATTACGCCAGGAAAATTAGGTTCTGAACTTTTAACTGAAAGCACACAGGATTTAGCGGCGACTTACCCGCACATTACTCAGATTCCAAATGAAAAAGTAATGAAAATCGAGGGCGATTATCCTAATTTTACTGTAATAACCAATAAGAATTCATACCAAACAAAAAATATCGTAGTCGGAATTGGTTCTGCCAATACTTTTGACATTGAAGGTTTAATGCAATTTGTTGAACCGCACAAAAAAGCGCTTCCAGAAAAACAGCGCATTCAGCTGAAAAACGAAGATCATAAAGTCGCTGATGGCATATATGCAATCGGAACTTTAGCAGGCTGGAGAAGCCAATTGGCAATTGCTGCCGGAAGCGGCGCTGCTGTAGCAACAGACATTCTTACTTTATGGAATAACGGCGTGCAGACTCACGCTCACGATAGCATTTGA
- a CDS encoding nuclear transport factor 2 family protein, with translation MKIETVVDAEIELLTAIKKSDVMALETILHDDLLFNMPDGQTITKDFDLETYRSGKIKIDSLEASDQIVNVIDDSAVVTVTVALKGAYDNHPINGVFKYIRVWKKSGKNLKVIAGSCVQLA, from the coding sequence ATGAAAATAGAAACCGTTGTTGATGCAGAAATTGAACTTCTAACTGCAATTAAAAAATCGGATGTTATGGCTTTGGAAACAATCCTTCATGATGATTTATTGTTTAATATGCCTGACGGACAAACTATAACAAAAGATTTTGATCTAGAAACGTACCGTTCGGGAAAAATTAAAATAGATTCGCTGGAAGCGTCAGATCAAATTGTTAATGTAATTGATGATTCTGCTGTGGTTACGGTTACAGTTGCCTTAAAAGGGGCTTACGACAATCATCCGATCAACGGGGTTTTCAAATATATAAGAGTCTGGAAAAAGTCGGGCAAGAATCTAAAAGTTATAGCAGGAAGCTGTGTTCAGTTAGCATAA
- a CDS encoding S41 family peptidase, which yields MKFNSKYLPIVIGATFALGIIAGSLMNAPASDQLLAKNYSKTKLNKLIDFINTEYVDSVNTDSIVNLTVDNILSKLDPHSVYIPPSEQAEVAESMKGDFVGIGINFYMYKDSVAIIKPVENGPSAKAGLKSGDRILFAGKTKLYGRKLPSDSLFSKLKGLQGSEIELTVFRKSEQKKLKFKVKRDIIPIKSVDASLLIGNKVGYIKINRFAETTFNEFKTGLTRLKQKGIQSLVIDLRDNGGGYMEEAIAIADEFLKDKQLIVFTKSKNGSTEKTYATKAGSFETGKVYVLINENSASASEILAGAIQDNDRGTIVGRRSFGKGLVQREMDFNDGSAVRLTVARYYTPTGRSIQKPYKKGNEEYFKESESRIATGELYAKDSIKVADSLKFKTPKGKIVYGGGGIVPDVFVPMEAEHGNENVAYLLQTGIVGHFVFEELDKDRNAFAGSNFADFLAKMKNSDVYFKKFKNYILMTGLDLKLDKTKALVNRHITAEFARQLYGELYYYDVILKDDAMIKSILNPKK from the coding sequence ATGAAATTTAATTCAAAATATTTGCCAATTGTAATAGGCGCAACTTTTGCCCTTGGAATAATTGCCGGAAGCCTCATGAATGCTCCCGCAAGTGACCAGCTTTTGGCCAAAAATTACTCGAAAACCAAACTCAATAAACTGATTGATTTTATCAATACAGAATATGTTGACAGCGTCAATACCGATTCGATTGTAAATCTTACGGTCGATAATATACTTTCCAAATTAGATCCGCATTCGGTTTATATTCCGCCAAGCGAACAAGCTGAGGTGGCCGAAAGCATGAAAGGTGATTTCGTAGGAATCGGAATCAATTTTTATATGTATAAAGATTCAGTGGCGATTATAAAACCAGTTGAAAATGGACCTTCGGCAAAAGCTGGATTAAAATCTGGAGACCGCATTTTATTTGCTGGAAAAACGAAGCTGTACGGAAGAAAACTGCCTTCAGACAGTTTGTTTTCTAAACTGAAAGGACTTCAAGGTTCAGAAATCGAACTGACTGTCTTTAGAAAATCAGAACAGAAAAAACTAAAATTTAAAGTAAAACGAGACATCATTCCAATCAAAAGCGTTGATGCTTCTTTGTTAATTGGAAATAAAGTGGGTTACATCAAAATAAATCGTTTTGCGGAAACTACATTTAATGAATTCAAAACAGGTTTAACAAGATTAAAACAAAAAGGAATTCAGTCGCTTGTAATTGATCTTCGTGATAATGGCGGCGGATATATGGAAGAGGCGATCGCCATTGCCGATGAGTTTTTAAAAGACAAGCAGTTAATCGTTTTCACTAAAAGCAAAAACGGTTCTACCGAAAAAACATACGCTACAAAAGCTGGAAGTTTTGAAACTGGAAAAGTATATGTTTTAATTAATGAAAATAGTGCTTCTGCGAGCGAAATTTTAGCTGGAGCCATTCAGGATAATGATCGCGGGACGATTGTTGGGCGCCGTTCTTTTGGAAAAGGTCTGGTTCAAAGAGAGATGGATTTTAACGACGGATCTGCCGTGAGATTGACCGTAGCGCGCTATTATACGCCTACAGGAAGATCGATCCAAAAACCGTATAAAAAAGGAAACGAAGAGTATTTTAAAGAATCTGAATCTAGAATTGCTACTGGAGAGCTTTATGCGAAAGACAGCATAAAAGTGGCCGATTCTTTAAAATTCAAAACTCCGAAAGGAAAAATCGTGTATGGCGGCGGTGGAATTGTTCCAGATGTTTTTGTTCCGATGGAAGCAGAGCACGGGAATGAAAATGTTGCTTATCTGCTGCAGACAGGAATTGTTGGCCATTTTGTCTTTGAAGAATTGGACAAAGACAGAAATGCTTTTGCAGGTTCTAATTTTGCCGATTTCTTGGCTAAAATGAAAAATTCAGATGTGTATTTCAAAAAATTTAAGAATTACATTCTGATGACAGGTTTAGATTTGAAATTAGACAAAACAAAAGCGCTTGTAAACCGCCATATTACGGCTGAATTTGCCCGACAGCTGTATGGAGAATTGTATTATTATGATGTGATCTTGAAGGATGACGCCATGATTAAAAGTATTCTCAATCCGAAGAAATAA
- a CDS encoding deoxycytidylate deaminase, whose translation MEVKKLNKYDKAYLRIAKEWSLLSYCKRKQVGAIIVKDRMIISDGYNGTPSGFENCCEDEDGLTRWDVLHAEANAILKVARSTQSCEGATLYITLSPCKECSKLIHQSGIKRVVYKDGYRDDSGIQFLIKAGVEVQHIPVLEE comes from the coding sequence ATGGAAGTAAAAAAACTGAATAAATACGATAAAGCATATCTGCGAATTGCAAAAGAGTGGAGCCTGCTTTCTTATTGTAAACGAAAACAAGTTGGTGCCATTATTGTAAAAGACAGAATGATCATTTCTGATGGCTACAACGGAACGCCTTCGGGATTTGAAAACTGCTGCGAAGATGAAGACGGGTTAACGCGCTGGGATGTTTTGCACGCCGAAGCAAACGCTATCCTAAAAGTAGCCCGATCAACACAATCGTGCGAAGGAGCAACGTTGTATATCACGCTTTCGCCTTGCAAAGAATGCAGCAAATTAATACATCAGTCTGGAATAAAAAGAGTGGTGTATAAAGATGGGTATCGTGATGATTCGGGAATTCAATTTTTAATAAAAGCAGGCGTAGAAGTACAACATATTCCTGTTTTGGAAGAGTAA
- a CDS encoding HupE/UreJ family protein, translating to MSQFWIYFQIGLKHVLDINAYDHVLFLIALTVPYLFKDWKRIFLLVSLFTIGHTLALILSVYGIIAIKVDVVEFLIPITILITALYHLFTAGKTSKNDGVNLVFFITLFFGIIHGLGFSNYFKTILGGSATSKLLPLGEFALGIEAAQLVVVFVVLVISYIVQTVFRFSKRDWALVMSAFIIGVVIPMIIESPIWNR from the coding sequence ATGTCACAATTTTGGATTTATTTTCAAATAGGATTAAAACACGTTTTAGATATCAATGCTTACGATCACGTTCTTTTTTTAATCGCCTTAACCGTTCCGTATCTTTTTAAAGACTGGAAAAGAATTTTCTTATTGGTTTCTCTTTTTACAATTGGCCATACTTTGGCTTTAATTCTTTCAGTTTATGGAATTATAGCCATAAAAGTAGATGTTGTAGAATTCCTGATTCCGATTACGATTTTGATTACAGCTCTTTATCATTTGTTTACGGCTGGAAAGACCTCAAAAAATGATGGCGTAAATCTAGTATTTTTCATAACTTTATTCTTTGGAATTATTCATGGACTAGGTTTTTCTAATTATTTCAAAACAATTTTAGGAGGTTCTGCAACCTCAAAATTGTTGCCTTTAGGAGAGTTTGCCTTAGGAATAGAAGCTGCTCAGCTGGTGGTGGTTTTTGTTGTTCTGGTAATTTCATATATAGTGCAGACTGTTTTCCGTTTTTCAAAACGAGACTGGGCGCTTGTAATGTCGGCTTTCATCATTGGAGTTGTAATTCCGATGATTATTGAAAGTCCAATTTGGAACAGATAA
- a CDS encoding TerB family tellurite resistance protein, whose protein sequence is MSFSELFDSEFKQRNKGHFSAIVRVALADGVVYPEEKAFLDKLASRLEITESEYEEILSDPLKYPINPPYSYVQRLERLYDLTRMVHVDHHLEDKQEVLLKKISVALGFTPSNVDYIIAKALSLVDKKVDADTFIYEMQHMHK, encoded by the coding sequence ATGTCATTTTCAGAATTATTTGATAGCGAATTCAAGCAAAGAAACAAAGGGCACTTTTCTGCTATTGTTCGTGTCGCGCTAGCTGACGGGGTTGTGTATCCAGAAGAAAAAGCCTTTTTAGACAAACTTGCTTCTCGTTTAGAAATTACAGAATCAGAATACGAAGAAATTCTTAGCGATCCATTAAAGTATCCTATTAATCCGCCGTATTCATATGTTCAGCGTTTAGAACGTCTGTATGATCTAACACGAATGGTTCATGTTGATCATCATCTTGAAGACAAACAAGAAGTACTTCTAAAAAAGATAAGTGTGGCTCTTGGATTTACGCCAAGCAACGTAGACTACATTATTGCAAAAGCATTGTCACTAGTGGACAAAAAAGTAGATGCAGATACATTTATCTACGAAATGCAGCATATGCATAAATAG
- the fbp gene encoding class 1 fructose-bisphosphatase, producing MEERNKTLGEFIIENQKAFQYSSGELSRIINSIRLAAKVVNHKVNQAGLVDIVGAAGEQNIQGEDQQKLDVYANEVFIQTLINREIVCGIASEENDDFITVQGSDNSHNNKYVILMDPLDGSSNIDVNVSVGTIFSVFRRVTPIGTPVTSEDFLQPGINQVAAGYVIYGTSTMLVYTTGHGVNGFTLNPAIGTFYLSHPNMKFPENGNIYSVNEGNYVHFPQGVKNYIKYCQREEGDRPYTSRYIGSLVADFHRNMIKGGIYIYPTSSKAPKGKLRLLYECNPMAFLAEQAGGKATDGFGRILEIKPTELHQRVPFFCGSYNMVEKAEEFMAEAN from the coding sequence ATGGAAGAACGCAATAAAACACTGGGAGAGTTTATTATTGAGAACCAAAAAGCATTTCAGTATTCGTCGGGAGAACTCTCGCGAATTATCAACTCTATTCGATTGGCGGCAAAAGTGGTCAATCATAAAGTTAACCAAGCAGGTTTGGTAGATATTGTGGGCGCGGCAGGCGAACAGAATATCCAAGGAGAAGACCAGCAAAAATTAGATGTCTATGCCAACGAAGTATTTATCCAGACGTTAATAAACCGTGAGATTGTCTGTGGTATTGCTTCTGAAGAAAACGACGATTTTATTACTGTTCAGGGGAGCGACAACAGTCATAATAATAAGTACGTGATCTTAATGGATCCGCTAGACGGATCTTCAAACATTGATGTAAATGTTTCTGTCGGAACTATTTTTTCTGTTTTCAGAAGAGTAACTCCAATAGGAACTCCGGTAACTAGCGAGGATTTTTTACAGCCGGGAATCAATCAAGTTGCAGCAGGATATGTAATTTATGGAACTTCAACGATGCTGGTTTACACAACAGGACATGGCGTAAATGGTTTTACATTGAACCCGGCGATAGGTACATTTTATCTTTCGCATCCAAACATGAAATTTCCAGAAAACGGAAATATTTATTCAGTAAACGAAGGAAACTATGTGCATTTTCCGCAGGGAGTAAAAAACTACATTAAATATTGTCAGCGCGAAGAAGGAGACAGACCGTATACTTCAAGATATATTGGAAGTTTGGTAGCCGATTTTCATCGAAATATGATAAAAGGAGGAATTTATATTTATCCGACAAGTTCAAAAGCGCCAAAAGGAAAATTGCGTTTGCTGTACGAATGCAATCCGATGGCGTTTTTGGCAGAGCAGGCAGGAGGAAAAGCAACAGACGGTTTTGGCAGAATTCTAGAAATTAAGCCAACCGAACTGCACCAAAGAGTGCCTTTCTTTTGCGGAAGCTATAATATGGTAGAAAAAGCAGAGGAATTTATGGCTGAAGCGAATTAA
- a CDS encoding GNAT family N-acetyltransferase → MNIRKGNPEDMKSVLGLIQELAIFEKEPDAVVITEEDLVRDGFGEKPLFNVFVAEIENEEKQKEIVGIALYYYRYSTWKGKTIHLEDLIVKEKMRGTGLGSALYAEIMKQGKRDGVRRVEWNVLAWNTPAVNFYKNSGAKILEDWQVVQMDEAGVNSFLEKL, encoded by the coding sequence ATGAATATTAGAAAAGGAAATCCTGAAGACATGAAATCGGTGCTGGGGCTTATTCAGGAGCTGGCTATATTCGAAAAAGAGCCCGATGCGGTTGTCATTACAGAGGAAGATTTGGTGCGTGACGGTTTTGGTGAAAAACCATTATTTAACGTTTTTGTAGCAGAGATTGAAAACGAAGAAAAACAGAAGGAAATTGTTGGAATTGCATTATACTATTATCGCTATTCTACCTGGAAAGGAAAAACAATTCACCTTGAAGATTTGATTGTAAAAGAAAAAATGCGCGGCACTGGTTTAGGTTCTGCTCTTTATGCTGAAATCATGAAACAAGGAAAAAGAGACGGCGTGCGCAGAGTAGAATGGAATGTTTTGGCTTGGAATACCCCAGCGGTGAATTTTTACAAAAATTCTGGCGCAAAAATTCTAGAAGACTGGCAAGTTGTGCAAATGGATGAAGCTGGAGTTAATTCGTTCTTAGAGAAATTATAA